The segment TCGACGAGCTCGATAACGGCAAAGAGGACTTTGACAATTATCTTGAATGGATAGCCAGCAGGAAGACAAAACACTGGTACCCAGACTTCGAGAACATCTACAATGCCCTGGAATATGCCGTGAGACTGCACCTGTTTGCAAAGGAGTTCAACGAAGAGAACCTCAGCGACCAGAACCTCAACCGCTTCTTCAGGAACTACGCGGAACGCTACTACCTGATGGACTACTATTACCGCAAGTTCTACTATCACTACGATAAGGACAGCCAGAAGGACGACCTCAAAACAACAAGAGAGGACGTCGAAAAGCTCTACAACAACCGGCTCCTTGACAGACTGCTCACCAGGTGGAGCGAGCTCATATCCCAGGAAATGAACGGACGCTGGAACATTGAACTCATCGACTGTCAGGATGAGTTCTACAAGCTCTACATAAAGAACATTATTAACCGCAACGACAAGGACAAGATAGCGGTCGTTATCTCCGATGCCATGCGCTATGAGGTTGCTGCAGAGCTTCAGGACGTCCTTAACAAGGACACAAGGGGTACAGTTGAACTTAAGTATATGACAGGTTCCCTGCCGTCTTATACCAAGCTGGGAATGGCCAGCCTGCTCCCGCATGAAAGGCTGGAATATAGAAGTCAGAATGTCTTTGCAGACGGCATTAGCACTGAGGGGACAGAGAATCGAGGTAAGATACTGGAGAAGATGACGCCTGATTCTATAGCTCTGAGTTATGAAGAACTAATGAACATAACAAGGGACAAGGCTCGTGAACAATTCAAAGGAATCAGATTATTCTACATATATCATGATAAGATCGATGCTACAGGTGACCATTCAGCATCTGAACATGGAGTCTTTAATGCGGCTGAAGAGACTATTGCAGATGTGAAGAAGATAATTGAGAAACTCACCAATTTCCAGATCCTCAATAATCTCATCGTTACAGCGGATCACGGTTTCATCTACCAGAGAGATGCGTTGGAGAGTTGCGATAAGGTTGAAACAGGCAGTTTTGACAAGGAAAAAGTAGTAGCTTCAAGCAAACGTTTCATCCTTAGTGAAGAAAGCATTGATCTAATGAACGTGCATAAATTCAGCATGAACTACATGATCAAGTCCGAAGCCCAAAAGGAAATGTTTGCATATGTTCCGCAGGCAGATCTCAGGTTCAGGATGCAGGGTGCTAATAAGAACTTTGTTCATGGTGGAGCTGCTCCCCAGGAAATAGTCGTACCTGTTCTCAAATACACATATAACAGGACAACAGATCTTGACAGAAAAGGCATAAAATACGGAAAAGTAGGCTTGGCTGTTATCAATGCAAGCAGGAAAATAACAAGCAGCCCGTTCTCAATTAACATCCTTCAGACAGAGAAGGTGACTGAGAAACTGCTCCCAAGAAGGTTCAAGGTAGCCCTGTGGGATATGGATGGCGATGAGTTCAAGGTTAGCGATGAGAAGCTGATTATTGCAGAAAGCGCATCCGATGAAGCCTCGGACCGGCAATACAAGGTTGCCCTTACATTGACCGGTGAGGTTGAGAACAAGGTATATTATATACGATTGATAGATGAAGACCCAACAGAGATCAACAAGGATATCATAGACCCGATGCCCTTTGAAGTTGACCTATTGATAGTGGATGATTTTTAAAACACGTTGAGTGGATATCATGCTGACAGAAGAAGCAAACATTGGAACGGACGAGAAACTGAACTTATACTTCCAGGGAAGAGTTGTCAGGAAGGATCTGACAAAACTGGTTAAGGTAGGCCATAACGTTCCTGTCTATGTCCTGGAATACCTGCTGGGAGCAAACTGCGCCACCAATGACGAGGAACTGATAGAGCAGGGTGTCAAGAAGGTCAAAAGCATTCTGTCAGATAACTATGTCCGTCCCGATGAAGCCGAGAAGATAAAATCAAAGATCAGAGAGACAGGCTATTACACCATTATCGATAAGGTCACCGTAAAGCTCAACGAAAAAAGGGACATGTATGAGGCTCTCTTCTCCAACTTGGGCCTGTCTAAGGTGCAAATTGACTCAGAATATGTCACAAAATATGATAAGCTACTGGGAGGTGGCATTTGGTGCATAATCAAAATGGAATATAGCGCTGAAATGGTGCCATCACCTTTTGTTATAGCAAGCCTGAAACCCATACAGATCCCAAATATCAACATCGCTGAAGTCATCGAGCAGCGCAAGAACTTCACCAAGGACGAATGGATAGATGTCCTTCTCAGGTCCATAGGCATGGAACCAACACAGCTGGAAAATGCTGCCAAGTGGCACCTGATTGAACGCATGGTCCCGCTCGTGGAAAATAACTACAACCTCTGTGAACTCGGTCCCCGCAGCACAGGAAAATCTCATGTCTATAAGGAAATCTCCCCCAACTCCATACTGATATCTGGCGGGCAGACAACCGTTGCAAACCTCTTCTATAACATGAGCACACGCCAGGTAGGTCTTGTAGGACTCTGGGATGTTGTGGCTTTTGATGAAGTAGCAGGCATTCGCTTCAAGGACAAAGATGGCATTCAGATCCTGAAGGACTACATGGCATCCGGCTCCTTTGCAAGGGGCAAGGACCAGATCAATGCCAACGCATCCGTTGCTTTTGTCGGTAACGTGAATCAGAGTATATCATCCTTACTTAAGACATCACACCTTTTCTCCCCATTCCCTGAGGCCATGAACAACGACAGTGCATTCTTTGACAGGATACACTATTACCTGCCAGGGTGGGAAGTTCCTAAGTTCAGGCCAGAACATTTCACTGACAAATATGGTTTTATCGTGGATTACCTGGCAGAATTCCTGAGAGAAATGCGAAAACGTTCCTACAGTGATGTGATATTCAAGTACTACACTCTCGGTAACAACCTCAACCAGAGGGACGTAATCGCGGTCAAAAAGACCTTTTCAGGTCTTGCAAAGCTCATCTATCCGGACGAGAATATCTCTAAAGAAGATGCCCAGGAAATACTAGAATACGCTCTTGTAGGAAGACGAAGGGTCAAAGAGCAACTCAAGAAGATTGGCGGCATGGAATTCTTCGATGTGAACTTCTCCTACATAGACAGCGAAGACATGGAAGAGCACTTTGTCAATGTCCCTGAAAGCGGAGGAAATAAGATAATACCGCCCGGCCTTACAAAACCCGGTCAGGTCTATGCAGTGGCTGCAACAGAGTCAGGTAAGCTCGGTATATATAAGACAGAGCTTCAGGTAGTGTCAGGTTCAGGCAAATATGAAGCATCCGGCCTCAATTCGAATGCAAAAGCAAAAGAGTCAGTAAAAACAGCAATTAATTATTTCAAGGCTAACGCTAAGTCAATAAGCCAGTCGATTTCCACTAAGGAAAGAGATTATTTCATGAATATGCAGGACGTCTATGGAGTTGGCATATCCGATGGCCTGTCACTGGCTGCTTTTATAAGCCTTTGCTCAGGAGCACTTGAAAAGCCTGTACAGGAGCAAACAGCAATCATTGGGACGATGACAATAGGTGGTTCTATTTTGAATATCGAGAACCTCTCCGACTTGCTGCAAGTTGCTCTTGATGCCGGAGCTAAGAAAGCACTGATTCCTGCATCTGCTACCTCGAAACTGGGTTCTGTACCATCTGATCTGCTAAGCAAGTTCCAGCTGGCGTTTTATGCTGATCCGATTGATGCGGTGCACAAGGCTTTATTCTTTTCATCATGATTCAAGGTAAAATACTTTATGTAGAGTTAGTTTAAAACTCAAATGACAATTTTGAATATCATACGTCCACAGTTTCATATATCTTTTTTAAAACATATCTATGGTGAATCTTTTCCTGTTCCAGGCGGTTATTTGTCTCCAGACTGCAGAGGTGGTTGAATAGCAAGTGTTCTTCTGGAGTCAGATGTTCAAGCTCTGTCACATCCGTACAGGCACCTGTTGTAGCCAACTCCTCGAATTCCCTGAAGGTATCAAGGTCCATCATGCATGACCTTGTTTGCGGGAAATATCCTCGTATCTGGGATAATATCTGGAAACCGTGAGGG is part of the Methanolobus chelungpuianus genome and harbors:
- the pglZ gene encoding BREX-1 system phosphatase PglZ type A, with translation MLNPEKTTQSILKKFETLGDFEKRKIVFWYDKDGTADEEGLAQIGEALGEKGIKLHVLNKNFFATKKLLEKDDTESSYLIYSGETEREPELNWLLDIQLYSGRFENSRISDIKSEFGIEGYDLDRFLEKHQQFFAGKKRVVPLKRMYQSNWRDEEFILGFLGVLSGSSTTDLKEIIRKILINSLDEGSNTVWEEIVRFELVEEFWDMMNRYFGYRSEEPTLKKLFLSFIVTHISRNTNIDLKKYKAYSNSLSNECEIFIRGWMDNSKDSGIFDDYCRLILEDNNGQFNKYLNTEIKKYDVNDYIEAESLALFDKHIIRKIVDELDNGKEDFDNYLEWIASRKTKHWYPDFENIYNALEYAVRLHLFAKEFNEENLSDQNLNRFFRNYAERYYLMDYYYRKFYYHYDKDSQKDDLKTTREDVEKLYNNRLLDRLLTRWSELISQEMNGRWNIELIDCQDEFYKLYIKNIINRNDKDKIAVVISDAMRYEVAAELQDVLNKDTRGTVELKYMTGSLPSYTKLGMASLLPHERLEYRSQNVFADGISTEGTENRGKILEKMTPDSIALSYEELMNITRDKAREQFKGIRLFYIYHDKIDATGDHSASEHGVFNAAEETIADVKKIIEKLTNFQILNNLIVTADHGFIYQRDALESCDKVETGSFDKEKVVASSKRFILSEESIDLMNVHKFSMNYMIKSEAQKEMFAYVPQADLRFRMQGANKNFVHGGAAPQEIVVPVLKYTYNRTTDLDRKGIKYGKVGLAVINASRKITSSPFSINILQTEKVTEKLLPRRFKVALWDMDGDEFKVSDEKLIIAESASDEASDRQYKVALTLTGEVENKVYYIRLIDEDPTEINKDIIDPMPFEVDLLIVDDF
- the brxL gene encoding protease Lon-related BREX system protein BrxL; translated protein: MLTEEANIGTDEKLNLYFQGRVVRKDLTKLVKVGHNVPVYVLEYLLGANCATNDEELIEQGVKKVKSILSDNYVRPDEAEKIKSKIRETGYYTIIDKVTVKLNEKRDMYEALFSNLGLSKVQIDSEYVTKYDKLLGGGIWCIIKMEYSAEMVPSPFVIASLKPIQIPNINIAEVIEQRKNFTKDEWIDVLLRSIGMEPTQLENAAKWHLIERMVPLVENNYNLCELGPRSTGKSHVYKEISPNSILISGGQTTVANLFYNMSTRQVGLVGLWDVVAFDEVAGIRFKDKDGIQILKDYMASGSFARGKDQINANASVAFVGNVNQSISSLLKTSHLFSPFPEAMNNDSAFFDRIHYYLPGWEVPKFRPEHFTDKYGFIVDYLAEFLREMRKRSYSDVIFKYYTLGNNLNQRDVIAVKKTFSGLAKLIYPDENISKEDAQEILEYALVGRRRVKEQLKKIGGMEFFDVNFSYIDSEDMEEHFVNVPESGGNKIIPPGLTKPGQVYAVAATESGKLGIYKTELQVVSGSGKYEASGLNSNAKAKESVKTAINYFKANAKSISQSISTKERDYFMNMQDVYGVGISDGLSLAAFISLCSGALEKPVQEQTAIIGTMTIGGSILNIENLSDLLQVALDAGAKKALIPASATSKLGSVPSDLLSKFQLAFYADPIDAVHKALFFSS